One Halorarum halophilum DNA window includes the following coding sequences:
- a CDS encoding IclR family transcriptional regulator: MTKESTEQLNSVSFACDVLNALDNLGGAGVTELAKKLDCSKSTAHRQLTTLYNKEYLVKDGDQYRIGFKCLDMAAHVRDQIDNYDVIREEIDNLAVETGETAQFATEEHGRVVYLYKARGENGVQTSSNVGTREFFHCTSLGKVMMANMSEDQIDEIIERHGLPAKTVNTVTDRESLREAFEQIRERGYAIDDEENVQGLRCVAAPVFQGKDILGAVSVSGPSRRMEGERFDEEIPKNVTRSANVIELNSKFA; encoded by the coding sequence ATGACAAAGGAATCAACGGAACAGCTCAATTCTGTGAGTTTTGCCTGTGACGTCCTCAACGCACTTGACAACCTCGGCGGTGCCGGAGTAACCGAACTAGCAAAGAAACTAGATTGCTCAAAGAGTACGGCACACAGGCAGCTGACGACGCTTTATAACAAGGAATACCTCGTCAAGGATGGCGATCAGTACCGTATCGGATTCAAATGCCTCGACATGGCCGCGCACGTGCGCGATCAAATCGATAATTACGACGTTATCCGCGAAGAGATCGACAATCTTGCTGTGGAAACTGGCGAAACAGCTCAATTTGCCACAGAGGAGCACGGACGGGTAGTATATCTCTATAAAGCACGCGGAGAGAACGGAGTTCAGACATCCTCAAATGTCGGTACTCGAGAGTTCTTCCATTGTACGTCTCTCGGAAAAGTGATGATGGCTAACATGTCAGAAGACCAAATTGACGAGATTATCGAGCGTCACGGACTACCAGCAAAGACCGTGAATACAGTCACAGATCGCGAGTCACTCCGAGAGGCTTTCGAACAAATCAGAGAGCGTGGCTACGCGATCGATGATGAGGAGAACGTTCAAGGGCTTCGTTGTGTTGCAGCCCCTGTCTTCCAAGGCAAGGACATCTTGGGTGCTGTTAGTGTATCGGGTCCCTCACGGAGAATGGAGGGCGAACGGTTCGACGAGGAAATACCCAAAAACGTGACACGCTCGGCGAACGTAATTGAACTCAACTCCAAGTTCGCCTGA